A segment of the Nostoc sp. TCL26-01 genome:
CTAGATAGACTCGTGAGCAGTGATTATCGTCACAATGTAGCTGTAGCAGGTTCGCACAGTGTAGTAATAATTTCTGGAATTACTTGGTTTAAGTTACCAGCACCCAAGAACAGGGCCAAATCTCCAGGACGGAGAGTTTGGAGTAAGTATTCACTCACTGCTGATAAGGTTGGCTGATAAACTACTTGTGAGTCTGCTTTGGCAATTGCCTCAGCTAATTGCTCACCACTGATTTGCCCTAAGTTGGGTTCACCTGCACTGTAGATATCTGTCAGTACCACCAAGTCAGCATGACTGAAGGATTGAGCAAACTCGGCTAAAAAAGCCAAGGTGCGACTATAGCGATGAGGTTGAAAAATGGCAACTACTCTTTGTCCAGGTCTAGCTTGCAGACGAGCTGCGGCTAGGGTGGCGCGAATCTCACTGGGGTGATGAGCATAATCATCAATGAAGGTAATCCCATCGACTTCGCCCCGAAACTCAAAGCGCCGTCTTGCACCTTCAAAGCTAGCAATACCTTTGGCAATGTCCCCAAATTCTAAGCCCAACAAACGCCCAACCGCTACGGCTGATAAAGCATTACTCAGGTTATGGCGACTCAGGAGTTTTAATTTCAACACGCCTAAAGCCTTACCTTTTTCCCAGACTAGGGCTGTAGTCCCTTCAGCACGGTAGTCGATATTACTAACTGTGTAGTCAGCGTTGGTGTCTTGATGGAGACTGTAAGTAATTGTGGATTTTAGGCGATCGGCAGAGCTGTTGTGTAGTAAATCGCGCACGGTGGCACAATCAATACTGCCAATTAAAGTTTTGCAACCCTTGGCAAATGTTTGAAATGTTTCAATTACTTCTTCTAGGGTTTCGTAGTGGTCGGGATGATCTAGTTCAATATTGGTGATGATGCCAATTTCCGGGGCGTGCTTCACTAGAGAACCATCTGATTCGTCTGCTTCAGCAACTAAATAGCGACTTTCTCCCAGTCTAGCGTTACCTTCCCAAGCATTTACTTCTCCACCCACCAGAATTGTCGGATCTAAACCAGCTGCTAGTAACATATAACCAATCATGCAACTAGTGGTAGTTTTGCCATGAGTGCCGGCAACAGCTATGCTATGGTAGTCAGCAATTAAAGCTGCTAATACATCTGAACGATGAAAAATCGGACAGCCTAATTCCAAAGCTGCTTTGTATTCTAAATTATTGGTATTAATTGCTGTCGAACAAACAACTTGGGGTAGTTTTGCCGCAGGGATTTTTTGTTGAGTATTTGATTCTACTCCATTAGCATCGACATTAATATCAAAAAATTCAAAATTACTAGCTTCTTGTTTAGCAAAAATATGTGCGCCGATAGATTCTAATTGTCTAGTAATGTGGTTGGGACGAATGTCCGAACCGGAGACCGGCAGATGGCGCTTGACTAGTAAATATGCCAGGGCAGACATCCCTATACCGCCGATTCCGATAAAATGAAATGGTCTGCCGCCAAAATCTACGCTATTACTCATTGATTGCTCCTCTTAACACCACACCACACCATTAATCACAAATAACACGGGTATCATAACAGGATTTTGATTTTTACTGTAACTACTCCTATATCAATTTCCAGCTTGATGTTCTCTTAAATTTTTACTGTAGTTTTGTTTGTTGAGAATGATTTTACCTTGGTTGGAGGTTTTTGCTATTTTCAAAGTGTTTTTAAGATTATTCAGCGAATTTTCATCACATCGGGAAATAAATTCTTGTAATGTGAAATACATATTTTCAATTCCTTACTGGTGTTGAGTATATGAGTTTATTGGTAGCGGAACCACTTTTAATATTTCATCAAGCCAAGGCATGAATTAATTAAAATATGACGTTGGCAATGAAAATGATTTTCAATTGCATAGAGCCAAGGCATCATCAGATACAGCACATAGCAATTTTCGGCGGTACATTTGACCCCATCCATTATGGGCATTTACTGATAGCCGAGACGGCTTTAGAGCAAATACCCATTGAAAAAGTCATTTGGGTTCCATCCCGCAATCCACCCCACAAAAAAGCGGCCGCATTTGAGCATCGTTTATCAATGCTGCAATTAGCTACAAGAGATCACCCAGCGTTTACTGTTTCCTCGGTGGAAATGAATCACGCTGGAACTTCCTATGCGATTGATACATTGATCAACTTATCTGCTGGCTATCCAAATACTTATTGGTACTGGATAGTGGGTTTGGATACCTTCCAAACCTTACCTCGTTGGTATCGTGGACACGAACTAGCACAAATGTGTAATTGGTTAGTAGCACCCAGATTGCTAGGTGGTGAGACTATAGCTCAAAGCGAGCTGATCTGCAAGCAAGTGAAGCAACAACTAGAAAATCAGTCAGATGCTATACACTGGCACTTATTGCATATACCCTTAATGGGAGTTTCGTCAAGTCTAGTTCGTAAACTTTATCGAGCAGGCAAGTCAATTCGCTATTTAGTACCAGAAGATGTCAAACATTACATTGCTGATCACGACCTCTACTCAGATAAATCTGAATAAATTATGTGTTTTTTTTTGGATATAACACTTTATGGTTATTAATACTCTCCCCCTTTGCGATATGATTGGGGTCAAAGATATCAACTTATAGGCATATATACAGAGGGCAAGACACTGTGATTAGAGTCGCAATCAATGGTTTCGGGCGCATCGGGCGTAATTTTGCACGTTGCTGGCTAGGCCGACAAAATAGCAATATAGAACTTGTAGCTGTTAATGACACATCCGATCCGAGAACTAATGCTCACCTCCTAAAGTATGACTCAATGCTTGGGAAGTTAAAGGATGTTGACATTACGGCTGATGATAACTCTATCACCGTTAACGGTAAGACCATCAAGTGCGTATCTGATCGCAACCCAGAAAACTTGCCCTGGAAAGAGTGGGAAATTGATTTAATCATCGAAGCTACTGGTGTATTTACCAGCAAAGAAGGAGCATTAAAGCACGTCAATGCTGGAGCTAAAAAGGTACTGATCACAGCCCCCGGTAAAAACGAGGATGGCACTTTTGTGATGGGTGTAAATCATCACGATTATGACCACAATGTACACCACGTTATCAGTAACGCTAGCTGTACAACCAATTGTCTAGCTCCCATTGCCAAGGTGTTGAACGATAAGTTTGGGATTATCAAAGGCACAATGACCACTACCCACAGCTACACTGGTGACCAGCGCTTGTTAGACGCTTCTCACCGTGATGTCCGTCGGGCAAGAGCAGCAGCTATCAACATCGTTCCTACTTCTACTGGTGCGGCTAAAGCAGTGGCACTGGTAATTCCACAACTCAAAGGCAAGCTGAATGGTGTTGCGTTGCGTGTACCTACCCCGAACGTCTCAATGGTAGATTTCGTCGTTCAGGTTGAGAAGCGTACTATTACGGAAGAAGTTAACCAAGCTCTGAAAGATGCAGCTGAAGGTCAACTCAAAGGCATTTTGGACTATAGCGAACTGCAATTAGTATCCTCGGATTACCAAGGAACTGATGCTTCTTCCATTATTGATGCTAGCTTGACTTTGGTTATGGGCAATGACCTAGTAAAAGTTATGGCATGGTATGACAACGAGTGGGGTTATAGCCAGCGCGTTCTCGATTTGGCTGAGTTAGTCGCCGAGAAGTGGGTTTAATAACTTAGTCATTGGTCATTAGTCATTAGTCATTGGTTAATCACCTTGAGTATAACTAATTACTGACAACTGGCAACTAACTACTGGCCAAAATGTTGAAATCCCTGGCTGAGTTTGAGTACTTGGTCAGGGATTTTTTCGTTTTGATGGTGTAATAGGACTGTTGAACCGGGTGTGATAGTGCCGACAATGGCGGCATTTTGCTCTAAGTGTTCTAATAAAATATTGGCTGAATCTGGGGGTAAACATAAGACTAGCTCGAAGTCTTCACCACCGTAGAGAGCGTATTTGATGGCTTGTTCTGGTGAGAGCCAGTGATTAAATACTTTTGGTAAAGGGATGTTTGCGCTTTCGATGACAGCACCGACTCCACTGGTGCGACAGATTTGTAAGATAGCGTCGGCTAAACCATCACTGCTATCCATGCCGGTGATGGGAGTAAGGAGTGGGGATTCGAGGATTTTCCAGAGGAGGGGTAGAACATCTAATCGTGGCTGGGGACGCTGGTGTGCTGTGATTAGAGCCGTCTTTTCTGTGGTGGTAAGGTCTTTGCCTATTTCGGGGTGTAAGAGCAATTGTAAGCCTGCGTGAGAGGCTCCATGAATACCTGTGACAACGATCGCATCTCCAACTTTAGCAGTAGAACGGCGGATAATTTTCTGGGGGTGGACTTGACCAAAAGCGGTAATGGAAACTGTGGTGATGGGCGATCGCACTATATCTCCACCAACAATTGGAGTATTGTATTGTTGCAGGCATTCTGTCATGCCCTGGTATAAGCTTTCTACCCAACTAACCTCTAAATCTCCTGGAAGTCCCAAAGCTACAGTCATCCCCAAGGGTGAAGCACCCATCGCCGCCAAATCAGACAAATTAGCAGCCGCAGCCCGCCAACCTGCATCTTCTGGGGATGTAGTAATCTGACTAAAATGCACACCGTCAACGAGCATATCTGTGGTGACAACTAAAGATTGTTCTGGTGCTGTCACCAATACCGCCGCATCATCACCAACAATTTCTGGTGGGCAGAAACACTGTAATCTTTCTAAAAGGCCTTGTTCGCCAATATCTTTAACTTTAGTCATTAGTCATTAGTCATTAGTCATTCTCCCCTACACCCTACATCCCTATTCCCCACTCCCTCAAGTTAGGATAGGAATATCGCCTAGAGGGATGTTGAAATGGTCGCTACGCCTGTAAAAAAGCTTACATTTGAAGAATACTTAGCTTATGATGACGGTAGTGGTTTTCACCATGAATTAGTTGATGGCAGACTGGAATTAATGAACCCTCCAACTTTTGAACATTGCTTTATTGCTAAATTTCTAGAACAATTGCTGGATGAAGAAATCAAGCGGTTAGGTTTACCTTGGTTGACTTGTCGAGAAGTTGGGGTGAGGACAGGGAAAAATAAATCTCGGTTAACTGATTTGTGTGTGGCGATGCAGGAACAAGTACGCGATTTGCTGAAGGCTTCGGCTGTATTTGAGTCAGCACCATTGTTAATTGTAGAGGTGGTTAGCCCGGATTCTATTAAGCGCGACTATCGTTATAAGCGGTCTGAGTATGCGGCGGTGGAAGTCCCAGAATATTGGATTGTAGACCCGTTAGAGAGAAAGATTTCGGTGCTACTGTTGGAAGATGGATTGTATGAAGAAACAGTATTTACTGGTGATGAAAAAATTATATCGCGGATGTTTCCAGAAATAGCGATCGCAGTGGCACAGGTTTTAAAAGCAGGTAATATTTAACACTCAGAAATTACTCATACATCTTCAATCCCTTGCAAAAAATTTTGCAAAACAACAGATTCATTATCTTTACGCCAAACAGCAACGATTTCTAATATTGGTGATTGTTCTTGAATATCACGATAGACTACTCCATTTCGTCCCAAATTTTCCACATTAGCTGGTAGTAATGAAATCCCCATTTCCCCAGCAACTAAACTCAAAATTGTTGACATCCAAGCTGCTTCTTGTCTAACTTTAGGCGGAAAACCCGCCTCTTGACAAAGACTATTAATCTGCTTGCGTAAGCTATTTAATAGATGTTCTGGTGGCAAAATAAATTGTTCATTTGCCAATGTCTTTAATGAAATGCTGGTTTGTTTAGCAAAACGATGGTTTTCTGGTAAAACGATGACTAGTTTTTCTTTGAGAATACTCTTGCAATCAAATATATCATTATTTCTTTGGGTATTTTCTAAGTTATGTCGATGAAAGAAGCCTAAATCTATTTCTTGGTGTCGCAATTTCTCAATTTGTTCGTAGGACGGCATTTCATATAACATTATTTTTCCTGCTGGAAACTGTTGGTTGAATTTCCTGATGATTCTGGGTAATAAACTGTTAGACATAGATATATTAATTCCTATATTGATTCGCTCTTTTTCAGCCCGATCTAATTGTTGACATAATTCAAATTGTTGCTCAAATTGATTGATGATGTGACGAGCTACAGTTAAAAACTCATTACCCGCATCTGTTAATTTCACTGGACTTGTTCTGGTTTTAAATACTTGGAACTCTAAGCGTTTTTCTAGAGATGTGATTTCTCTACTCAAAAAGCCTCTATCGATGTTCAAATATTCAGCAGTTCTCGTAATTCCCTGTTGATCATATAAAGCGATCGCATACTTAAATTGTTGCAAGTCTATTTCATATATGCTCATCTATCAGTGACTCAAAATATTTGTTTGTTGAGCATTATATAGCAATCTAAATCGTTTTTGAGGAATTACCTCAACGAAATAGTCATCAACTGTTGTCTAAAACAGGTGATCTGATGAAGGTTTTTTCAGATATGTTGATGACAACAAAACAACTCGTCAAAGAAAAAATAGTAATGGAACTTAATAATCATTCTATCAATAGTGTTTTGATTGTAGGCGGAACTCATGGAAATGAGTTGACTGGAGTATGTTTCGTTAAACGGGTTCAACAACATCCTGAACTAATTCATAGAGCTACTTTTGAAAGCCTAACTTTGTTAGCCAACCCTCAAGCCATTAAAGCCGGAAGAAGATACATCGATAAAGATTTGAATCGCTCCTTTTCAGAGGAAAGTTTAGAGGATGCAAGTCTAGTTAATTATGAAGATTTGTTAGCTAAAAAACTTAATTATTTGTATGGACAGAATGGTAAATATCCTGTGGATTTCATAGTAGATTTGCATAGTACCACTTCGCAAATGGGCGTGACTATTCTTTTAGATGATGATAAGCAATTTAATTTGCAATTAGCTGCTTATTTAAGTTCTTTAGATCCTGAAATAAAAATTTATAGTTCTGGAAGCTCTGGACGTGGTAAACATGGGCTGCGATCGCTTGCTAAATTCGCTATTGGTATTGAAGTAGGTGCAATACCTCAAGGTGTTGTAAACGCAGATTTATTTCTCAAAACTCAAACAATAGTTTACGAAGTTTTAGACTATCTGGAACTTTACAACCAGAATAAATTACCCACATTTACTAATAGTTTTACTTTGTATAAATATCTAGAAAAAATTGATTATCCGCGTAATGAACAAGGAGAGATTACAGCCATGATTCATCCTCAGATTCAGTTTAAGGATTATCAAGCTTTAAATCCTAATGATCCTATGTTTTTAACATTTGATGGTCAAACAATAACCTATGCAGGTGAATCTCCAGCATACCCTATATTCATAAATGAAGCCGCCTATTATGAACAAAGTACAGCGATGTGTTTAACTCAAAAACACCAAATAACAATTTAGAAAAGATTGAAATCTGACGCACCCTATCAACTTAAAAAGCCTTTGCCAATGTTCAAATATTCAGCAGTTCTATTAAGCCCCTGTTGCTCATATAAAGCGATCGCATACTTCAATTGTTGCAAGTCTATTTCATATATGCTCATCTATACAGTGACTCAAGATGTTTGTTTGTTGAGCATTATAGAGCAATCTAAATCGTTTTTGAGGAATTAACTCAACAAAATAGTCATCAACTGTTGTCTAAAACAGGTGATCTGATGACGGTTTTTTCAGATATATTGAGTTTACTTTATAAATAGTCTCTGAAAGAGTTAACAACATATGTCTAAAACATCATCTAAATCTTATGGGTGTTTTGGGTTAATTGGTGGAATATTTATTGTTCTATGGTTATGCTACTTATGCTATATATTCACTTCTTATATATGGTTAGTAAGCAGGTCTGCTACTATTGATTGTAAAAAAATCAAACAGGAATATGTTAGCTGTCAATTAACCCGGAATTATTTGCTGGGATTGTGGACTGATAAAATATCTGAATTACAACTATTAGGAAATGATGTTGAAATCATTGATACTGATGGTGGTGAATTTAGAACACTGTACTTAAAAACAAATAAAGGACGTATCAAGTTTCATCAATACGGTTTAAACGAAGACCCTGATGCTAAAGAACTAGATATTTTATTGCACGATACTAGCAAATCATCTGTGCAAATTAGTCGAGCATGGAATCCACTTTTAGATCCTTTGTGTATTATTCTAAGTCCATTATTGTTTGTAGGGTTTTTAATCGCTTTATACTCAGCTTGTAACTCGTTTATAAAATATCTCGCAAACCAGATAATACGTTTAAGGTGACTTGTGAATCTTAACATAGTAAATGAAAGTAACTTTCTCTACTCTTTGTGAGAAAATAATTCATATTTTCATTCAATAAAGGCTTTATTTTTCATGATTAATCAATCAAATGTTATTGAGTCAATGCCATTTGATTCAGTATATCTCTAGCCTTGGCACACATTTATTTTTTACCAATTCAGTAGGTGTAAAATATGAAAAGACATCAATCCTTATGTGTTAGCTTATTATCTTTAGCATCGTTTCTAGGGTTAGGTGCTAAGGTACAGGCACAGTATGTAGATCCTTGGATCAATCCAGTACCTATATATGGTGGAGATAGAAATCCAATCATACCTGTAGTACCAGACTCTCGCAGTTCTTCGCCTCAAACTTTTCCAAAGATATTGACCATCTGTAATAAAAGCAAACAACGGCAAGTTAATGTGGCTTATGCTTACCATAATGGTCAAAAATGGGTAAAAGAAGGTTGGCGTAACATTCTGCGAGGGCAATGTTCAACGCTCAGTTCTAATGTAATGTCCCAGTATGTTTATTACTATGCTGAGGGAAGTCAGGGAGGAAGATGGACTGGGGATAAAGCATTATGTATACATCCAACACAGACCTTTTCTATTGGTGAGCGTCCCATGAAAGATTGTACTACTCCCTATATACTACGACCATTTGTAGTTGTAGATACTGGAACTTCTCCTCAATACAGAATTACTCTAACAGATTGATTGCAAATAACTGATCTTTTTTAGATCGGGTGGAGAGATATAAATTAGCATTTTCAAGTTCAATATTACCACCCATTTGGACAAAAATGGCTTTATACAAATTAGCAGACAGAGACAATGCCTATTTAGATGCGAGAAGGGCAGCTTATTGGTCTCACCAACAAAACAATTCAAAAATCCATAATGCAGCAGAAAACTTCAAGCCCGCAATCTATCGATAAGAATTGAATAAGCGATCGCGTTTACTGCAAATGCGATCGCTAATCATGTGCCAAAATTCTGGTGAAAGTTGCAAATTCCATTGTTCTGGAGCAAAATTTTCTAATTCTATCAAAAGCACGATCAGTTTGCCATTTTGAGTAATCAGCAGAAATGTAGGGTGCGTCAGTATAAATAATTTATTCATGTAGTTAAATTTTATTACACTGACACACCCTACCAAACTCAAAAAATATTAGAGATTTATCAACTCATATTTAGGGATTAAGCTGTTTGGGGTTGGACTAAGTTTTCTATGCCTTGAGTGACGGTAGCTGATTCAATTTTGTCACCAGCTTTGAGGGTATCGAGAATATCTTTACCTTCCGTTAGATAGCCAAAAACTGAGTAACGACCATCTAAGAGGTTACGTCCGGCTGGGGTGAGTTCTGGTTCAAACAAGAAGAAGAAGACTTGAGAAGAACCACCATCAACTTGGCTTTCTGGACGAGCCATTGCTAATGCCCCAAAGGAAGAGAATGGTAGAACTGGCATATCGAGATAACGACCAGCATCTTCGAGAGTAATGCCGTATGTTGGCTTTTTATCACCTTCGACGAGAATTTCTAAGGGAATAGCCCGATATTTACCTGTCGTGGGGTCGATAAAACCTTGTTCTTTACCTGGGGGATCTCCTGTTTGTAGGACGTAGGATTCTTCGGAACGAGTAAATTCTAACCCGTTATAAAAACCTCGTTGCACCAAATCCACAAAGTTACCAGCAGTTACAGGAGCGCTGTAACCGTCTACCACTACAGTCAAATCACCTTTGTTGGTTTTGATGGCTATGGTGGCGCGTCCTTTGAGTTGAGGCAGATTACTGTACTCGTCAGGAACTTCAAAGGGAAATTCCTTCACCATTGATTCTTCGATTAAAGAGACTAAATTAAGTAATTTGGCCCTTTCTTGCAGAATCTTTTCTTTATCTTTGGCTTGCGTCAGTTCTTCCACTTTCGCTACGCCAGATTTTAATTCATTAATCCAACTCTCGGCTTGAGATTGGCGTTCTTCCGGAACGCTTGCTAGGATTTGTGAAGGTTTATCAAGAATGCGGGATGCTTTACTCAGGTCTTTAGAGACTGCACCCCATCTTTTATTCGCCCGCAGTTGGTTAGAAATATCTTCTAAACTGGCTTGCAGTTCACGGACTGGCTTATTATTTATCGGGAGTGCATAACGTAATAGAGCTTTGCCGTCAGTAATTGCATTTCCAGATGGCAAGGCGGCTCTACTGGAGGGAGTCCAGCCAGCTGTATTTATGCCTAAAAATATTGTTACCAACAGTATTGCCACGAGGCTGTTCTTCAGCCAGGATTTTAATAACTTAAGCATGGAATTGGCTCAATGCAGCATTAAATGGTTGACCAGGCGTAACCCATCAATCATCTTCCCACAGTACGAGCATGAGGAGTCAGGGGAGTGGAGACAAGGGGATAAGGGGACAAGGGGACAAGGAGACAGGGAGCAGGGGAGCAGGAGAGCAGGGGAGCAGGGGAGCAGGGGAGCAGGGGAGAAGAAGAAATGCTAATGACCAATGACCAATGACTATTGACTATTGACCATTGACCATTGACTAATGACCAATGACCAATGACCAATGACTAATTACCTAATTACCACCCTTGAAGGGTACAATAAATGCCGATTGTCTTCCAAATTTTGAAAGCTTCATGATTTCTAGTAACGATTTTCGACCCGGTGTATCAATTGTCTTAGATGGGTCTGTATGGCGAGTGATAGATTTTCTTCACGTTAAGCCTGGTAAGGGTTCTGCCTTTGTACGGACGACCATCAAGAATGTCCAAAGTGGGAAAGTTTTAGAAAGAACTTTCCGGGCTGGGGAGACTGTACCGCAGGCTACTTTGGAAAAACTGACAATGCAGCATACCTATAAAGAGGGCGATGAGTTCGTCTTTATGGATATGGAAACTTATGAAGAGGGTAGACTTAGCGCTACACAAATTGGCGATCGCGTAAAATATCTCAAGGAAGGTATGGAAGTGAACGTCATTCGTTGGGGTGAGCAAGTACTGGAAGTGGAATTACCTAACTCTGTGGTTTTGGAAGTAATTCAGACAGACCCAGGTGTTAAAGGTGACACTGCTACAGGTGGCACT
Coding sequences within it:
- the murC gene encoding UDP-N-acetylmuramate--L-alanine ligase, with the translated sequence MSNSVDFGGRPFHFIGIGGIGMSALAYLLVKRHLPVSGSDIRPNHITRQLESIGAHIFAKQEASNFEFFDINVDANGVESNTQQKIPAAKLPQVVCSTAINTNNLEYKAALELGCPIFHRSDVLAALIADYHSIAVAGTHGKTTTSCMIGYMLLAAGLDPTILVGGEVNAWEGNARLGESRYLVAEADESDGSLVKHAPEIGIITNIELDHPDHYETLEEVIETFQTFAKGCKTLIGSIDCATVRDLLHNSSADRLKSTITYSLHQDTNADYTVSNIDYRAEGTTALVWEKGKALGVLKLKLLSRHNLSNALSAVAVGRLLGLEFGDIAKGIASFEGARRRFEFRGEVDGITFIDDYAHHPSEIRATLAAARLQARPGQRVVAIFQPHRYSRTLAFLAEFAQSFSHADLVVLTDIYSAGEPNLGQISGEQLAEAIAKADSQVVYQPTLSAVSEYLLQTLRPGDLALFLGAGNLNQVIPEIITTLCEPATATL
- the nadD gene encoding nicotinate (nicotinamide) nucleotide adenylyltransferase, producing MQHIAIFGGTFDPIHYGHLLIAETALEQIPIEKVIWVPSRNPPHKKAAAFEHRLSMLQLATRDHPAFTVSSVEMNHAGTSYAIDTLINLSAGYPNTYWYWIVGLDTFQTLPRWYRGHELAQMCNWLVAPRLLGGETIAQSELICKQVKQQLENQSDAIHWHLLHIPLMGVSSSLVRKLYRAGKSIRYLVPEDVKHYIADHDLYSDKSE
- a CDS encoding type I glyceraldehyde-3-phosphate dehydrogenase, encoding MIRVAINGFGRIGRNFARCWLGRQNSNIELVAVNDTSDPRTNAHLLKYDSMLGKLKDVDITADDNSITVNGKTIKCVSDRNPENLPWKEWEIDLIIEATGVFTSKEGALKHVNAGAKKVLITAPGKNEDGTFVMGVNHHDYDHNVHHVISNASCTTNCLAPIAKVLNDKFGIIKGTMTTTHSYTGDQRLLDASHRDVRRARAAAINIVPTSTGAAKAVALVIPQLKGKLNGVALRVPTPNVSMVDFVVQVEKRTITEEVNQALKDAAEGQLKGILDYSELQLVSSDYQGTDASSIIDASLTLVMGNDLVKVMAWYDNEWGYSQRVLDLAELVAEKWV
- the thiL gene encoding thiamine-phosphate kinase, encoding MTKVKDIGEQGLLERLQCFCPPEIVGDDAAVLVTAPEQSLVVTTDMLVDGVHFSQITTSPEDAGWRAAAANLSDLAAMGASPLGMTVALGLPGDLEVSWVESLYQGMTECLQQYNTPIVGGDIVRSPITTVSITAFGQVHPQKIIRRSTAKVGDAIVVTGIHGASHAGLQLLLHPEIGKDLTTTEKTALITAHQRPQPRLDVLPLLWKILESPLLTPITGMDSSDGLADAILQICRTSGVGAVIESANIPLPKVFNHWLSPEQAIKYALYGGEDFELVLCLPPDSANILLEHLEQNAAIVGTITPGSTVLLHHQNEKIPDQVLKLSQGFQHFGQ
- a CDS encoding Uma2 family endonuclease, giving the protein MVATPVKKLTFEEYLAYDDGSGFHHELVDGRLELMNPPTFEHCFIAKFLEQLLDEEIKRLGLPWLTCREVGVRTGKNKSRLTDLCVAMQEQVRDLLKASAVFESAPLLIVEVVSPDSIKRDYRYKRSEYAAVEVPEYWIVDPLERKISVLLLEDGLYEETVFTGDEKIISRMFPEIAIAVAQVLKAGNI
- a CDS encoding LysR substrate-binding domain-containing protein — translated: MSIYEIDLQQFKYAIALYDQQGITRTAEYLNIDRGFLSREITSLEKRLEFQVFKTRTSPVKLTDAGNEFLTVARHIINQFEQQFELCQQLDRAEKERINIGINISMSNSLLPRIIRKFNQQFPAGKIMLYEMPSYEQIEKLRHQEIDLGFFHRHNLENTQRNNDIFDCKSILKEKLVIVLPENHRFAKQTSISLKTLANEQFILPPEHLLNSLRKQINSLCQEAGFPPKVRQEAAWMSTILSLVAGEMGISLLPANVENLGRNGVVYRDIQEQSPILEIVAVWRKDNESVVLQNFLQGIEDV
- a CDS encoding aspartoacylase produces the protein MSKTGDLMKVFSDMLMTTKQLVKEKIVMELNNHSINSVLIVGGTHGNELTGVCFVKRVQQHPELIHRATFESLTLLANPQAIKAGRRYIDKDLNRSFSEESLEDASLVNYEDLLAKKLNYLYGQNGKYPVDFIVDLHSTTSQMGVTILLDDDKQFNLQLAAYLSSLDPEIKIYSSGSSGRGKHGLRSLAKFAIGIEVGAIPQGVVNADLFLKTQTIVYEVLDYLELYNQNKLPTFTNSFTLYKYLEKIDYPRNEQGEITAMIHPQIQFKDYQALNPNDPMFLTFDGQTITYAGESPAYPIFINEAAYYEQSTAMCLTQKHQITI
- a CDS encoding DUF1036 domain-containing protein, which produces MKRHQSLCVSLLSLASFLGLGAKVQAQYVDPWINPVPIYGGDRNPIIPVVPDSRSSSPQTFPKILTICNKSKQRQVNVAYAYHNGQKWVKEGWRNILRGQCSTLSSNVMSQYVYYYAEGSQGGRWTGDKALCIHPTQTFSIGERPMKDCTTPYILRPFVVVDTGTSPQYRITLTD
- a CDS encoding peptidylprolyl isomerase; protein product: MLKLLKSWLKNSLVAILLVTIFLGINTAGWTPSSRAALPSGNAITDGKALLRYALPINNKPVRELQASLEDISNQLRANKRWGAVSKDLSKASRILDKPSQILASVPEERQSQAESWINELKSGVAKVEELTQAKDKEKILQERAKLLNLVSLIEESMVKEFPFEVPDEYSNLPQLKGRATIAIKTNKGDLTVVVDGYSAPVTAGNFVDLVQRGFYNGLEFTRSEESYVLQTGDPPGKEQGFIDPTTGKYRAIPLEILVEGDKKPTYGITLEDAGRYLDMPVLPFSSFGALAMARPESQVDGGSSQVFFFLFEPELTPAGRNLLDGRYSVFGYLTEGKDILDTLKAGDKIESATVTQGIENLVQPQTA
- the efp gene encoding elongation factor P; its protein translation is MISSNDFRPGVSIVLDGSVWRVIDFLHVKPGKGSAFVRTTIKNVQSGKVLERTFRAGETVPQATLEKLTMQHTYKEGDEFVFMDMETYEEGRLSATQIGDRVKYLKEGMEVNVIRWGEQVLEVELPNSVVLEVIQTDPGVKGDTATGGTKPATVETGAIVMVPLFISQGERIKIDTREDKYLGRE